One Dreissena polymorpha isolate Duluth1 chromosome 9, UMN_Dpol_1.0, whole genome shotgun sequence genomic window carries:
- the LOC127844340 gene encoding adenine phosphoribosyltransferase-like isoform X1 produces MSRDDPRIQAVKNLVELVEDFPKPGILFKNLFPVLRNPAVFNGLIQVLSEDIKARCSGVEVIVGLDSRGFLFGPGVALQLGVAFVPVRKKGKLPGETISVEYSLEYGKDSCEIQKNSIRPGQKVVIIDDLLATGGTMKAACDLMEAAKAEVLACVVVIELNELNGKDKLKYPVISYLS; encoded by the exons aTGTCAAGAGACGATCCACGTATTCAGGCGGTAAAAAACTTGGTTGAATTAGTTGAAGACTTCCCAAAACCGGGAATACTATTCAA AAACCTGTTCCCTGTGCTACGAAACCCAGCCGTCTTCAATGGTCTAATACAAGTTCTGTCGGAGGACATTAAGGCCCGCTGCTCGGGGGTAGAGGTGATAGTGGGTCTGGATTCACGGGGGTTTCTGTTCGGCCCCGGTGTAGCCTTGCAACTGGGCGTCGCCTTTGTACCCGTTCGTAAGAAGGGCAAGTTGCCCGGAGAGACTATCAGCGTTGAATACTCCCTGGAGTACGGGAAG GATTCGTGTGAGATACAAAAGAATTCCATTCGACCTGGGCAGAAAGTGGTCATTATAGACGATCTTCTGGCGACTGGCG GTACCATGAAAGCTGCATGTGATTTAATGGAGGCTGCCAAAGCGGAAGTGCTTGCATGTGTTGTCGTCATCGAGCTGAATGAACTGAACGGAAAAGACAAGCTGAAATACCCTGTTATATCCTACCTCAGTTAA